The Anoxybacillus amylolyticus DNA segment TAGAAGCAGCGTTTTCAGTTTCGATTCCAAAAGAAGAAATCGGCTATATTACGATGCATTTAATGGGCGCAAAATTGCGCGACCGCCAAGGATACATGTTAGAGGAAGCAACTCTAGAAATCGGCATGAAAACGCAAGAATTAATCCGATATGTGAGTGATAAGCTGCATGTCGATTTGACCGATGATTATCCGTTATATGAAGATTTAGTCGTTCATTTAAAACCGGCTCTCTATCGCATCCAGCATAATATGGGCATTTCGAACCCACTGCTTGATAAAATTACGAAAGACTATGCGGAGCTATTTCAAATTGTCGAGGAATCGATGAACCATGTCTTTGCGGAAGTCGTCATTCCGAAAGAGGAAATTGGATATGTCGTTCTTCATTTTGCCTCGGCGTTATTGCGTGGGAAAAAAGGGCTGCATGCGCTTGTTATTTGTTCAAGCGGGTTAGGAACAGCAAAAATCTTAGCAACACGGCTGAAAAAAGAAATACCAGATATTTCTCAAATTGAGCAAAAATCGTTTTTTGACTTGCGTTATGTTGAGCCGAGTCATTATGATTTAATCGTATCGACCGTGCCGATTCCGTTAGAAGAACCGTATTTTCTCGTCAGCCCGATGCTGCAAGAAGACGAAGTAGTGGCAATTCGAAAGTTTATTAAAGACAAAAAAGCGAAAGTACGACCAGTAGAGCCAAGCGCTGCTAGAAATACGATTCAAAAAATGAATGCCATTCAAGTAGTGAGCGAAACGATTGTACAACTATTAAAGGAATTAACCGTCCAACCGCTAACAACCCATTCTGTCCACGACGCGCTTGTGGAGGCGTGCCAACAGTTACAGAAGAAAGGAACTATTCGAGACGTCGAATCGGTCGTTAACGAATTGTTACGAAGAGAACAAGCGGGAGGATTAGGGATTCCAGAAACAGAGTTAGCGTTGTACCATGCGAGAAGCCCAGCGGTTTTACGTCCTACGTTTACGGTTTACCCGCTTTCTCATCCGCAGACCGTCATGGGCATGGACCAACAGCCGATGAAGATGGAGCGCATATTGTTGTTATTGGCGCCGAGTGAAGCGCCAGAAGCGATGCTTTCGGTGCTTAGCCATTTAAGTTCGCTCATTATTAAAGACGAGGAAAGCATTTCGTTATTTACAAACGGAACGGAAGCACAGCTTCACGCTTTCTTAAGCCGACATTTTGAAGCATTTTTTTATCATTTTGTTCAACTAAGGAGTGAATAATCGTGTCAGTGTTAACAAAAGAAAACATCGTACTAGGTGCTGAAGTAGGAAACAAAGAAGAAGCGATTCGCTTAGCGGGAAAAGTATTAGTCGACCATGGATATGTAGATGAAGTATATATCGATAAAATGTTTGAACGAGAAGCGTTAACATCAACATATATGGGAAATTTTATCGCGATTCCGCACGGAACAGAAGAGGCGAAGGCGCTTGTAAAAAAAGCCGGGCTTTCGTTTATTCAAGTGCCAAACGGCGTTGATTTTGGCGCGGGAAATATCGTGAAAATACTCATTGGAATTGCTGGGAAAGACAATGAACATTTAGAAATATTGTCAAAAATTGCACTTGTTTGTTTGGAAGAAGAAAATGTCGAAAAAATGATTCAAGCGACGACAAAAGAAGAAATTCTTGAACTTTTAAACGAGGTGAATTAACATGTTAGCCGTTCATTTTGGCGCAGGAAATATCGGTAGAGGCTTTATCGGCAGCTTGCTTTCGCAGTCCGGATTTGAAGTCGTATTTGTCGACGTGAATGATGAATTAGTGCAACATTTACAAGAACGACAACAGTACCGAGTCGTTATTGCCGGCGAAGCAAGAGAAGAACAGATTATTCGCGGTGTGTCGGCACTTCATAGCCAAAAGCAGTACGAAGAAGTCGTTTCTCGTATTGCCCAAGCTGATTTAGTCACTACTGCGGTTGGACCGAATGTATTGCCGCACATTGCGAAAGTAATTGCCGACGGGTTGCGGAAGCGATTGTCTACGACAGAAAAACGAGTACATGTCATCGCGTGTGAAAATATGATTGGCGGAAGCAGTTTCTTAAAGAAACATGTGATGGACTATTTGTCTGAAGAAGAGCAGGCAGCGCTTACGCCGTTTTGTGGCTTCCCAAATAGCGCCGTCGACCGCATTGTGCCAAACCAAAAAAATGACGATCCGCTAATGGTTGTTGTCGAGCCGTTTTTTGAATGGGTCATCGAAACGAAAGAAATGATTGGTGATATTCCAGCGATTGTTGGTGCACATTTTGTAGCAGAGTTACAGCCTTACATTGAACGGAAGTTGTTCACGGTCAATACAGGCCATGCGCTTGCGGCGTATTTAGGATATGCGAAAAATTATGCGACGATTAACGAAGCGATGGAAGACGATTTAGTGCGTGCAGACGTGACGAAGGCGCTTTATGAGTCGGGGCGTGTGTTGATCGAGAAGTATGGGTGGAGTGCAGAAGAACATGGCGCATATATCAGAAAGATTGTTCAAAGATTCACAAATCCTGCGATGACGGATGAAGTGACTCGGGTAGCGCGTTCGCCAATCCGTAAGCTCGGTGCGAACGATCGTCTTGTCAGTCCAGCTTCCCAATATTATAATTTGTTTGGCGAAATCCCACATAGGCTCGTCAAAGGAATTGCGGCGCTTTTGTTGTTTGACTACCAAGAAGACGCAGAAGCAGTTGAGTTGCAAAAAACAATCCGCGAGCGCGGCATCGAGGGAGCATTATTGCAGTACGCCCAACTGCAAGCAGACCATCCGCTTACGATTGCTATTAAGGAACAAGTGGATATGTTAAAATAAACAATCCCCCGTCTCGGAAACGAGGGCGGGGGTTCGCCTGTTGATGCTACGCCGAAAGAAGTTTGCAAAAATAAAGCAAGTCCAATAGTTGACAGAAAGAAATGGATTTATCGTTGCTGGGATAATTTGCGGATTTTTTGTTCGTGCTGAAGAGTTTTGCGGGAAAAGAAGTCGACTGTTTCTTGCGTTTCGATCCATTCCACTCGCCAACCGTCCCATTTTGTTTCCATTCGATTCAGCTTCGTTTTCATTTCGTCTTCTAACCGATCGATTCGTTTTTCGAACCGGTCGTTCATCTCTTGCATGCGCTCGTTCACCTGTTCGAACTTTGCCTCGAACCGGTCGTTCATCTCTTGCATGCGTTCATTCATTTGTTCGAATTTTGCTTCGAACCGGTCGTTCATCTCTTTCATTTGTTCGCTTAGCGTTTGCACCTTTTTATCCAATGCCGTAATTTGCGAACGAACGTCTGATGCAAACAAATTCAATGCGTTTAAAATTTCCTTTAGCATCGTTTTCTCTTCCACCTCACTCACCTCCTCTTATAGTATAACGGAATCGTGTGGACAAGAAAAGACAAAGAGTGAGAACTCTAGACCAATCGAACTCGATTCATGTAGGTATTTTTGGTAAAATAAACAACAAACCGGTCGTTACTGAATTTAAGCGAGGGAGAAAATGGGATGGATTAAGAAGTTACAAACAAAAGGCGTCATTGTTAAGGAACTCGGCAAGAAAGGCGAACAATTACGTGCTCAATGGGAAAGCACATTTGCTGATCACATTTCCTCACAAGAAAAAACTTCTATTTATTTTGAGTAGTTTCTCTGGCATGTGTTTAGCTATCAAAAGCTTTCCTGTTTAGAAGGAACGGAAGCAATGGAAGCATTCAATAACGAGCTGAAAGAGGAATGTCTGATTTTTTACCAAAATGATGATCAGGCATATCGGCTTATTAGTGCCAACCGTTTACGTGCAGAAGACATTTATAGAGGAGCATGATTTATACGTCGTCGATCTGTCATTGACATGGACGTATGTACAGACCCACGGGTTTTGCGGGCCGTATTTTTATCGAAAAGGGTAGAGAGGTTAAGGGGGAACTTTCATTGGACATATTCATTCACATTGTTGTCGAGGTTATTTTTCCATTGTTTTTGTTAATTGGGGCAGGGGCTTGGTTACACCGGTTGTTTCATTTTGATATGAACACATTATCGAAAATCACGACGTATTTTTTGCTTCCGGCGGTTGGGTTTGTGAACGTCTATGAAAGCAATATGAAAAGCGGGGTGTTGTTTAGCGTTCTTTTCTTTCTTATCCTGCAAAACGGAACGCTTATTGCTGTGAGCGCCATAATGGCAAAATGGCTCAAGCTTGATCGCAGATTAGGGGCAACGTTTCAAAATACAATTGTGCTTAACAATTCCGGCAATTTTGGCATCCCGGTAAGCCAACTTGTATTTCGCCACGAGCCGTCAGGGTTGTCGATCCAAATTGTTGTCACCATTTTTCAGAATTTTTTAACGAATACATATGGGATGTTTCAATTTATTTCTGCCAGTCAAAACAGAAAAAAAATGGCAAGCGAGTTTTTGAAAAACCCGATTATTTACGCGCTTGTGCTCGGACTGTTTTTCCGAATGCTTCACATTCCGATTCCATCCTTTCTTTGGAATCCGCTAGAACATACTGCTAATGCGTTTTTAGTACTGGCGTTAGTTACGCTTGGCGCCCAATTGGCATATATCGACATCAAACGAATTCCTCCGCTACTAATTCTTACGGTATGTAGTCGGCTGTTGTTGTCGCCAGCAATTGCGTTGATGATCATTACGCTTTTACAGCTTCACGGAGTAACCGCACAGGCACTATTGATCGCCAGTTCCTACCCATGCTCACGAAACACAGCGCTTTATGCGTTATAATATGGCCACCATCCAGATTATGCCGCGCAGGCCGTCTTTTTATCTACTTTATTAAGTCCTGTTACCGTAGCGGGGATTGTTTATTTCGCACGCTTTTTGTTTTAATAAACATCCACCACCCATGTATGAAAATAACCGCTCATGGATCCGTTATTTTCATAGAAAATAGGGAAAAAATGACTGTAAGAGATTATAGTTGCCTGTATAGCTTGCGGAGTTTTCGTTCGTGTTGGGCGATTTTCGCAGAGTGGAAGTCGACGGTTTCTTGTGTTTCCGTGAGTTCGATGCGCAAGCTGTCGATTTTTGTTTCTAACCGGTTGAATCGCTCGTTCATTTCATCTTCTAGTTGGTCAATTCTTGCTTCCAATCGGTCGTTCATCTCTTGCATTTTCATTTCAAATCGCTCATTCATCTCTTTTATTTTCGCTTCGAATTTGTCGTTCATTTCAGCGATTTGTGTGCGAATTTGCGCCGAGAAAAAATCGAGTGCCGTTAAAATTTCTTTTACCATTGTTTCCTGCTCCATCATTTCACCTCCTCGTTGTCTATTATAAGCGAACATCACAAACAAAAAAAGTAAAACCATCGCTATCTCGGCATTTTTTCTGCTAGAAATAACCTATTTTCCTTATTTTTTATCATTCTAATTGTCAATCTATTCACAAAAGTGATACAATACTAAAAATATAAGAGGTTAATGGAGGGATGAAAGGTGAAGCAGTTACGAAGCAACATGATTAAAAAAGGGTTCGACCGAGCGCCGCATCGAAGTTTATTGCGGGCAGCTGGGGTAAAGGAAGAAGATTTTGATAAACCGTTTATCGCCGTTGTCAACTCCTATATTGATATTATTCCAGGGCATGTGCATTTACAGGAGTTTGGAAAAATCGTTAAGGAAGCGATTCGTGAAGCAGGCGGTGTACCGTTTGAAATGAACACGATTGGCGTCGATGATGGCATCGCGATGGGACATATCGGGATGCGCTACTCACTACCAAGTCGCGAAATTATTGCCGATTCGGTAGAAACGGTTGTCTCCGCTCACTGGTTTGATGGCATGGTTTGTATTCCGAACTGTGATAAAATTACGCCGGGAATGATGATGGCTGCGATGCGTTTGAACATTCCAACCATTTTTGTAAGCGGAGGACCAATGAAAGCAGGGGTCACGAGCGATGGGCGAAAAATTTCGCTTTCTTCCGTATTTGAAGGGGTTGGTGCTTATCAAGCGGGTAAAATTGATGAAAAAGGATTGCAGGAACTTGAACAATTCGGCTGTCCAACGTGCGGATCATGTTCAGGGATGTTTACCGCTAATTCGATGAACTGTTTAGCGGAGGCGCTTGGCTTAGCGTTGCCTGGAAACGGCACGATTTTAGCAGTTGATCCAGCACGGAAAGAGTTCGTCAAACAATCCGCGAAGCAGCTGATGTATCTCATTGAGCATGACATTAAACCGCGCGACATCGTCACAGAAAAAGCGATCGACAACGCATTTGCGCTTGACATGGCGCTTGGTGGCTCGACAAACACCGTTTTACATACATTGGCGATTGCGAATGAAGCAGGTATTGACTATCCGCTCGAGCGCATTAACGAAGTAGCTTCTCGTGTTCCGCACCTAGCGAAATTAGCACCTGCTTCAGACATGCATATTGAAGATTTGCATGAAGCTGGCGGCGTATCAGCAGTATTACATGAATTGGCCAAAAAAGAAGGAACGCTTCATCTTCATGCGCTGACGGTGTCTGGAAAAACACTCGGAGAAAACATCGCGGGTTGTGAAGTGAAAAATTATGATGTCATTCGCCCGATTGACAATCCATACTCGGAAACAGGAGGTTTGGCGGTTTTATTTGGAAATTTAGCTCCAGACGGCGCGATTATTAAAACGGGCGGCATTCAAGGGGGCATTACTCGCCATGAAGGTCCAGCAATCGTTTTTGACTCCCAAGAAGAAGCGCTTGAGGGCATTTCTAGCGGAAAAGTGAAACCAGGGCATGTCGTCATTATTCGTTACGAAGGTCCGAAAGGTGGTCCAGGAATGCCAGAGATGCTTGCGCCGACATCGCAAATTGTTGGCATGGGGCTTGGACCGAAAGTAGCGCTTATTACCGACGGACGATTCTCTGGCGCTTCCCGCGGATTATCGATTGGACACGTATCGCCTGAAGCGGCGGAAGGAGGACCGATCGCGTTTGTCGAAGACGATGACTACATCGTCATTGATATCGTAAAACGAACGATTGACGTACAGCTTTCGGAAGAAGAATGGGAAAAACGAAAAGCGAATTGGAAAGGTTTTGAACCGAAAGTAAAGACCGGGTATTTGGCTCGGTACTCAAAACTTGTCACATCGGCAAGTACCGGTGGAATTATGAAAATTTAAAGGATGGGCGAATCGCCCTCCTTTTTTTGTAAAAATATTAGCCTTAAAAAGTGTTTGCTCGTTTAAAGTATGAAAGAATGTTTAATCAATTAAAAAATAGTTCGTTTGCTCTATTTTTTTACCCTATTTCTAAAAAACAATTTGTATATAATAAAAGTAAAGGATTGTGCGTCAAGCGGAGGAGGGGGTAAACGTGGAAAGCGTCATTTCGAAGGGAAGCACAGTGGACGAAGCCGTTCGTTTAGGGCTTGAAAAGCTGCAAGCGACGCGTGACCAAGTGTCCATTGAAGTAATACAAACAGAAAAAAAGCGAATGCTCGGCTTGCTTTCGCAAGAAGCAGTCGTGAAAATTACAAAGATTAGAGCACCGCAACCAGAACAGCCAAAGGCGAAAGTATGGCTGAAAGACGGACAGCTATATTACGAATGCACCCCGACAGAACGCCCAACAATTACAAAAGGGAAAGGCGTTCGCTTGTTTTGTAACGGGAAAGAAGTACATGATACAATCACGATTGAAGAAGGCGATCAACTGGAGGTTCGCGTGGAAGAGGAAGAAAAAACAGAAGCGGCATGGAATATTACCGTTGATTCTAGAAAAATGCAAGCCGTGTTAATGGTCGAGCCAGCGGTTCGCAAATATTATGTATTGAATGACATCGCACCAGCGAAACATATAAAGCTGCAAGCAGAACTTCGGACAGAAGCAGAGCATACAATTTCGTACGAAGAAGTGGTGAGTCGGCTCGAGCAGCTCGGGATTGTATACGGTGTCAATGAAGAGAAAATAAAAGAAGCGCTGCAAGCAAGCGAAAGGGTAAGTGTGGTCATCGCAGAAGGTCAGCTACCTCAAGACGGGAAAGATGGCTGGGCCGAATTAAAAGCAGGGATGAACCAGTCGAAAAAACCGAGAGTGCGGCAAGACGGAACGGTCGATTATCGAGAAATGGAGATTATTTCAAGCGTTCAAGAAGGGGAAGTCATCGCCATCATCCACCCACCCAAGCCAGGTCTCCCGGGGCGAAGAGTGACAGGAGAATGGATTGCTGTCCGTGATGTGTTTCCCATTCATGTTCAGCTCGGAAAAGGCGTGATGATTTCTTCTGACGGCACAAGCCTTGTCGCTACTCAATCAGGCCGTCCACAAATTGTGAAAAAGGGACGAACAGTCATCGTCTCGGTTATTCCCAAACTCGTTCATCAAGGCGATGTTGATTTATCGACAGGAAATATTCGCTTTAAAGGCGACATTGAGATTACCGGTAATGTGCAAGATGGAATGGAAGTGGAAGCGGTTGGAAGCGTTGTCATTTTCCAAAACGTGAACCGTGCGAAAATTCAAGCGCAACAGTCGATTTTTATTCACCATAACTTAATCGGAGGGACCATTGTATCTGGTGAGCAAAAAATCGTCATTGCCGAATTGAGTACGCTGCTGCATGAAATTCGGCAACAACTAGAAAAAATGATTTTCGCTCTCCAGCAGCTCATTATGTTTTCGAAGCTACAAGAAAAAGATATTTACATTGTGGCAAAAAGATTATTAGAAACAAAGTTTCAATCATTAATCGAAGCGGTAAAAAAATATGAATCTATTTGTCAAGCAAAAAAAGAAGTACTTAGTGAACCGTGGTTAGAACTAAGCAACCGTTTCCAGTCGTGTTTTATAGCAGAAAAGCCGAATCATTTTCACTGTCTAGAAAGTTTTGCGGAGCTGCTTCGTCAAATCAATGAATTTATGAATCAATACGAGCAAACAGAGACAGATTCGGTAGAACTGTCGTATGCGCTAAATAGCGTCATCCACTGTAGCGGGGATGTCATCGTTTCCGGGAAAGGGTGTTACAACTGCAACATTTATGCCGGTGGAAAATTAGTCATTGACGGAATTTTGCGCGGTGGGGAAGTGTATGCACAAAAAGGTATCTATGTAAAAGAAGCTGGCTCTTCTTTCGGCATTAAGACGACGTTGGCTGTACCAAAAGGAGAAACGATTCAAATCGATCACGCTTGGGAAGGAACGGTCATTCAAATCGGCAAAAAAGTACACACTTTCTTAGAAACGCGCAAAGGAATTCGCGCAAGATGGGACGAAGAAAAAGATGCGATTGAGCTACACTAATGGCAAGGGGCATGCAATGCCCCTGTTTTCGTATTATAATAGAAAAAAACGAAACGGGGGAATGAAAGATGTTTATTGCGTTGGATATGGACGGTACGTTGTTAACTTCCGATGGACAAATTAGTGAACGCAACAAAGAGGCGATTGTCGCAGCACAAAAAGCAGGGCATATCGTAGCGATCGCTACCGGAAGAGCGTACAAAGATGCGCACGAGCCGTTAGCGAAAGCAAACATTGTCAGCCCGATCATCGGACTGAATGGAGCGCTTATTACACAGGCTGATGGAACAGTCGTTTGTGATGTTCCGTTACATAAAAAGACGCTTATTCCGTTGTTGGAATGGGTGCGAACACAGCCGGATTTGTACTGCGAAATTTACACGAACGAAGCAGTGTATGTCGGGCTGCATAACCGCGAACATTTAGAAACACTTGCGCGCCAAGTTAGTGACCGTTATCCCCAGTTACAGCGCATCGTCCAAAAACAATTTCAACAAGCACGTGTCACCTATATCCAAGATATAAGCGAAGTCTGGAACAACGGATCACTCTTATTCTATAAAGTTCTTATTTTTTCTTTACACCTACCATCTTTATATAAATTCAGTTTGAAATTCCGACACGTTTAATCAACCTGTATTCTTGTCTATACTGCTCCTAAACGAGTCAATCAAAGGAGCGGATGAAGAATGAAGAAAAAAGGATTACAAATTACGAACGATCATGGTTGGACCATCGAACGTCTTCAAGAACAGGAACGCCGAATGAAAAATGCCAACATGGCGAAACGAATGGCAGTGATTCGTCTCATTATGCAAGGCTACTTAGGAATCCAAGTCGCTGAGCTTTTGAACCTCCATCGCGAAACCGTTTCGATTTACGTTCAAAAGTTTAATCAAGGTGGCATGGATGCGCTATTAGAACGCCATTACGCCCCGGGTAGAAAGCCGTACCTGTCTCCAGACGAAGAACGCGAATTAAGAAAGATGTTGGAAGAAAGCACCCCTGCCGATGAAGGATACGGCATCGAGACCAGCTGGAATACACGAATCATTCAACATGTGTTAGAAGAGAAATTTTCTGTCACCATGTCTCGCGGTGGGATTTGCGATATGCTCCACCGATGGGGATTTCGCTATACACGCCCTACGTATACTCTCAAACGGGCGAATCCTCAAAAACAAAAAGAGTTTCAACAAGAAATAGAACTCATAAAAAAAAACTTGCCCGACAACACAGTCATCATCTATGAAGATGAAAGTCATATTCGGGACTATCAAGCTCTTCGGGCCACATGGAGTGTCAAAGGGCGCCAAAAACAAATTCCTACGTACGGACACCACGCAACAGTCAGCTTATTAGGCGGTGTGAATATCGAAACGGGTGAATTTCTCTGTATGGAAACGGACCAATGTAATGCACAGGCTTTTCTGCAGTTTCTCCAATACACATTGAACCAATATCCAGATAAACATGTGGTGATGGTCTTGGATAACGCAAAAATTCATCATGCCAAAGTCCTTCAGCCTTTTTTACAGGAGCACGAAGAACAGTTAACTTTTGTATTCTTACCCCCTTATTCGCCGAATTTAAATTTAGTTGAACGAATTTGGGGCTGGCTGAAAGAGAGTGTCATTGCCAATCGGTTTCATCCTAGTCGAAAAGAGTTACGAGAATCGATTGTTTCGTTCTTAGAGTACCTTTCTGAGTTTCCAGAAAAAGTGCTCCAACGCATCGGACAGGTTGCTATGTCGGAAAATTAATCTGAACCTATATAGAAAAAGCAGCGCAGCAATTTCGCTTACTTCCGGACGTAACGGTTACTTCCTCTCATCCGAATAACATCGAAATAAACCACCGACAGGCGACGAAAGGAGAGGCAGTAAAACAATTGGCGGCTATATATGGAATCGATCTCAAGGAAACAATGGTGATCGGCGACAGCCTCAACGATCTTTCCATGTTTGCCGTGGCAGGCTATCGAGTAGCGATGGGAAATGCCGCGGAAGAGGTAAAGCAACAAGCGGACGTTATTACCGTTACGAACGACGAAGACGGAGTAGCAGTAGCGCTAGAGCAATTATATAAATGCACGTTGAAGTTTTAACATTTTTCGATTGTCACGTGAACGCGTGACGGAGGCAAGTCAAAGGCTTGCCTCCGTCAGTTGAAAAAAATGGAGCACCTACTTCTCCAGCAACCATTAATTAAACCTTCCAGTTGTATTCATATAGTGAAGCAAGGATGTTTCATGAAATGAACGTACAAGAACGATATTGCGCAAATAGCGAGGTATGGTTCTTTTTTTGAACAAAATATTAAATTTTATTTTAATTGCAACAGGGGATTTGTTGTCTATGTTAGAATATCTATGCAAGGGGCAAAATAACAATAGAATAGGGGGGAAGAAGGCGTTATATGTGTATGTGAACAAACGAGCAAAAATATCATCTTGGGGGTGAATGTATGCTACATATCGTAGCCTGTATTAAACAAGTACCAGATACGAAGATTATTAAAATGAATCCGAAAACGAACACGATGGACCGTGCAAGTGCCCCGGCAATTTTAAACCCGTACGATGCCCATGCAGTAGAAGAAGCTGTTCGGTTAAAAAAGAAGTATGGCGGAACAGTTTCTGTATTAACGATGGGACCTCCTCCAGCCGTTAAGGC contains these protein-coding regions:
- a CDS encoding BglG family transcription antiterminator, with product MYISARERKILDVLLSHEKGITVGEIAAMLDVSERTIHRDLKGIERLLEDYELELVKKAGVGIQISGEEEKKRELQIRLFHLSHPEYTPEERQTMILIALLEAVEPVKLLSLANDLNVTVATVSNDLDKIQEELAKQGLSLIRKRGYGVEIAGSEVAKRKMMSELLFRHFDESQFLSFMKESIQKKSVDTMNTVTEKLLGLVDKKKLFVIEAQMEQMKAELPFTIADSSYIALVIHLALAMERIMQGEPINFEAQYLETIQTTKEYKTAEKIARSLEAAFSVSIPKEEIGYITMHLMGAKLRDRQGYMLEEATLEIGMKTQELIRYVSDKLHVDLTDDYPLYEDLVVHLKPALYRIQHNMGISNPLLDKITKDYAELFQIVEESMNHVFAEVVIPKEEIGYVVLHFASALLRGKKGLHALVICSSGLGTAKILATRLKKEIPDISQIEQKSFFDLRYVEPSHYDLIVSTVPIPLEEPYFLVSPMLQEDEVVAIRKFIKDKKAKVRPVEPSAARNTIQKMNAIQVVSETIVQLLKELTVQPLTTHSVHDALVEACQQLQKKGTIRDVESVVNELLRREQAGGLGIPETELALYHARSPAVLRPTFTVYPLSHPQTVMGMDQQPMKMERILLLLAPSEAPEAMLSVLSHLSSLIIKDEESISLFTNGTEAQLHAFLSRHFEAFFYHFVQLRSE
- a CDS encoding PTS sugar transporter subunit IIA, with the translated sequence MSVLTKENIVLGAEVGNKEEAIRLAGKVLVDHGYVDEVYIDKMFEREALTSTYMGNFIAIPHGTEEAKALVKKAGLSFIQVPNGVDFGAGNIVKILIGIAGKDNEHLEILSKIALVCLEEENVEKMIQATTKEEILELLNEVN
- a CDS encoding mannitol-1-phosphate 5-dehydrogenase; the encoded protein is MLAVHFGAGNIGRGFIGSLLSQSGFEVVFVDVNDELVQHLQERQQYRVVIAGEAREEQIIRGVSALHSQKQYEEVVSRIAQADLVTTAVGPNVLPHIAKVIADGLRKRLSTTEKRVHVIACENMIGGSSFLKKHVMDYLSEEEQAALTPFCGFPNSAVDRIVPNQKNDDPLMVVVEPFFEWVIETKEMIGDIPAIVGAHFVAELQPYIERKLFTVNTGHALAAYLGYAKNYATINEAMEDDLVRADVTKALYESGRVLIEKYGWSAEEHGAYIRKIVQRFTNPAMTDEVTRVARSPIRKLGANDRLVSPASQYYNLFGEIPHRLVKGIAALLLFDYQEDAEAVELQKTIRERGIEGALLQYAQLQADHPLTIAIKEQVDMLK
- a CDS encoding LA_3659 family protein, encoding MEEKTMLKEILNALNLFASDVRSQITALDKKVQTLSEQMKEMNDRFEAKFEQMNERMQEMNDRFEAKFEQVNERMQEMNDRFEKRIDRLEDEMKTKLNRMETKWDGWRVEWIETQETVDFFSRKTLQHEQKIRKLSQQR
- a CDS encoding DUF4275 family protein, yielding MIRHIGLLVPTVYVQKTFIEEHDLYVVDLSLTWTYVQTHGFCGPYFYRKG
- the ilvD gene encoding dihydroxy-acid dehydratase, with protein sequence MKQLRSNMIKKGFDRAPHRSLLRAAGVKEEDFDKPFIAVVNSYIDIIPGHVHLQEFGKIVKEAIREAGGVPFEMNTIGVDDGIAMGHIGMRYSLPSREIIADSVETVVSAHWFDGMVCIPNCDKITPGMMMAAMRLNIPTIFVSGGPMKAGVTSDGRKISLSSVFEGVGAYQAGKIDEKGLQELEQFGCPTCGSCSGMFTANSMNCLAEALGLALPGNGTILAVDPARKEFVKQSAKQLMYLIEHDIKPRDIVTEKAIDNAFALDMALGGSTNTVLHTLAIANEAGIDYPLERINEVASRVPHLAKLAPASDMHIEDLHEAGGVSAVLHELAKKEGTLHLHALTVSGKTLGENIAGCEVKNYDVIRPIDNPYSETGGLAVLFGNLAPDGAIIKTGGIQGGITRHEGPAIVFDSQEEALEGISSGKVKPGHVVIIRYEGPKGGPGMPEMLAPTSQIVGMGLGPKVALITDGRFSGASRGLSIGHVSPEAAEGGPIAFVEDDDYIVIDIVKRTIDVQLSEEEWEKRKANWKGFEPKVKTGYLARYSKLVTSASTGGIMKI
- a CDS encoding FapA family protein encodes the protein MESVISKGSTVDEAVRLGLEKLQATRDQVSIEVIQTEKKRMLGLLSQEAVVKITKIRAPQPEQPKAKVWLKDGQLYYECTPTERPTITKGKGVRLFCNGKEVHDTITIEEGDQLEVRVEEEEKTEAAWNITVDSRKMQAVLMVEPAVRKYYVLNDIAPAKHIKLQAELRTEAEHTISYEEVVSRLEQLGIVYGVNEEKIKEALQASERVSVVIAEGQLPQDGKDGWAELKAGMNQSKKPRVRQDGTVDYREMEIISSVQEGEVIAIIHPPKPGLPGRRVTGEWIAVRDVFPIHVQLGKGVMISSDGTSLVATQSGRPQIVKKGRTVIVSVIPKLVHQGDVDLSTGNIRFKGDIEITGNVQDGMEVEAVGSVVIFQNVNRAKIQAQQSIFIHHNLIGGTIVSGEQKIVIAELSTLLHEIRQQLEKMIFALQQLIMFSKLQEKDIYIVAKRLLETKFQSLIEAVKKYESICQAKKEVLSEPWLELSNRFQSCFIAEKPNHFHCLESFAELLRQINEFMNQYEQTETDSVELSYALNSVIHCSGDVIVSGKGCYNCNIYAGGKLVIDGILRGGEVYAQKGIYVKEAGSSFGIKTTLAVPKGETIQIDHAWEGTVIQIGKKVHTFLETRKGIRARWDEEKDAIELH
- a CDS encoding HAD family hydrolase; translation: MFIALDMDGTLLTSDGQISERNKEAIVAAQKAGHIVAIATGRAYKDAHEPLAKANIVSPIIGLNGALITQADGTVVCDVPLHKKTLIPLLEWVRTQPDLYCEIYTNEAVYVGLHNREHLETLARQVSDRYPQLQRIVQKQFQQARVTYIQDISEVWNNGSLLFYKVLIFSLHLPSLYKFSLKFRHV
- a CDS encoding IS630 family transposase gives rise to the protein MKKKGLQITNDHGWTIERLQEQERRMKNANMAKRMAVIRLIMQGYLGIQVAELLNLHRETVSIYVQKFNQGGMDALLERHYAPGRKPYLSPDEERELRKMLEESTPADEGYGIETSWNTRIIQHVLEEKFSVTMSRGGICDMLHRWGFRYTRPTYTLKRANPQKQKEFQQEIELIKKNLPDNTVIIYEDESHIRDYQALRATWSVKGRQKQIPTYGHHATVSLLGGVNIETGEFLCMETDQCNAQAFLQFLQYTLNQYPDKHVVMVLDNAKIHHAKVLQPFLQEHEEQLTFVFLPPYSPNLNLVERIWGWLKESVIANRFHPSRKELRESIVSFLEYLSEFPEKVLQRIGQVAMSEN